One genomic window of Roseobacter ponti includes the following:
- a CDS encoding enoyl-CoA hydratase-related protein codes for MAGCQLVASCDLAVAADDAAFATSGANIGLFCSTPMVALSRNVPRTLAENMMAKDIVAGIGTFARKELMPDRTGRMMYKRPECALAVPMFGAVLNANNTRLDATTIAYILEHGEAKVLLVDTALSEMATGAVALSGRDLLIIDIEAAKGRAVTGSGADP; via the coding sequence GTGGCGGGCTGTCAGCTTGTAGCCTCCTGTGATCTGGCCGTGGCCGCCGATGATGCGGCATTCGCAACTTCCGGGGCCAACATCGGGCTCTTCTGCTCGACCCCGATGGTCGCTTTGTCACGCAACGTGCCGCGCACACTGGCGGAAAATATGATGGCGAAAGATATCGTGGCGGGCATCGGTACGTTCGCTCGTAAAGAACTGATGCCTGACCGGACCGGGAGAATGATGTACAAGAGGCCGGAATGTGCGCTGGCGGTGCCGATGTTCGGCGCTGTTCTGAACGCCAACAACACGCGGCTCGATGCCACAACGATCGCTTACATTCTGGAGCATGGCGAGGCAAAGGTCCTTCTGGTCGATACAGCACTGTCGGAGATGGCGACCGGGGCCGTGGCATTATCAGGCCGTGACCTGCTGATCATCGATATCGAAGCAGCTAAGGGCCGGGCGGTGACAGGATCGGGCGCTGACCCATAA
- a CDS encoding enoyl-CoA hydratase/isomerase family protein, with the protein MDGTSQNDTLILRSDRNGIAVLTLNSPGFINALSEAMPAAFSSKPDAIAADCSVKVVLLRSSRGHFCAGHNLKEITAHRADDDGVFRYFQDLFAKWPAMMLRVVRLPQPVIAEVATSPLWRAVSL; encoded by the coding sequence ATGGACGGTACATCGCAAAACGACACCCTTATCCTGCGTTCTGATCGTAACGGCATCGCTGTCCTGACCCTGAATTCACCCGGATTCATCAACGCCCTGTCAGAGGCGATGCCGGCCGCATTCTCTTCAAAGCCGGACGCGATTGCCGCCGATTGCAGCGTCAAAGTGGTCCTTCTGCGCAGCAGCCGCGGCCACTTCTGCGCCGGCCACAACCTCAAGGAAATCACCGCACACCGTGCTGACGACGACGGGGTGTTCCGGTATTTTCAGGACCTCTTCGCTAAATGGCCGGCGATGATGCTGCGCGTTGTGCGCCTGCCGCAGCCGGTGATTGCCGAGGTTGCGACATCGCCACTGTGGCGGGCTGTCAGCTTGTAG
- a CDS encoding CoA-binding protein, with protein MPATALDERCDYDPKYLADILKSVKTIAMVGASADKTKFSYGVLRVLHETGYDMIPVNPNPKLTEIRGIPVYHSLQEINRPVDMVEVFRPKEEFYAIAEQAIAIGAKVLWGQIDVYDDAAAKMAEDAGLKVVMNRCPKIELFRPFWKPRLDLQI; from the coding sequence ATGCCAGCGACCGCACTGGACGAACGGTGTGATTATGACCCGAAGTACCTCGCGGACATTCTGAAGTCCGTGAAAACCATCGCGATGGTCGGGGCCAGCGCAGACAAGACCAAATTCAGCTACGGGGTCCTGCGCGTGCTGCATGAAACGGGGTATGATATGATCCCGGTGAATCCGAACCCGAAGCTGACTGAGATCCGGGGCATACCGGTGTATCACTCGCTCCAAGAAATCAACCGGCCTGTTGATATGGTCGAGGTGTTCCGCCCGAAAGAAGAGTTTTACGCCATTGCCGAACAGGCGATTGCCATCGGTGCCAAAGTGCTCTGGGGGCAGATTGATGTCTATGACGATGCCGCCGCGAAAATGGCCGAAGACGCCGGTCTCAAAGTGGTGATGAACCGCTGCCCCAAGATTGAGCTCTTCCGGCCTTTCTGGAAACCGCGCCTTGACCTTCAGATCTGA
- a CDS encoding selenium-binding family protein → MDGACCGPGYASPAEAIKAPREKLLYTIAIYTGTGIQKPDYLATVDADPDSPTYSQVIHRLEMPGIGDELHHMGWNACSSCHDDAGMSRKYLLVPGVRSNNIHVIDTATDPRAPRLHKVIDGAEIRSKTNLSGPHTVHCLGSEIIISFLGDAKGEAPGGYLHLNKDFEIVGRWEKTMGDIPFSYDFWYQPRHNVMVSSEWAAPNTFMPGFDLEEVGHLKYGRRLHIWDFEARRPVETLYLGEDGLIPLEVKFHHNPDSSHGFCGAALSANVIHFWKSDAGRWEWEKIIDIENEPHPEWPIPVPGVMSAILVSMDDRYLYLNNWLHGDMRQYDITDPHNPVLTGQVWMGGLLGRAPEVNGVKVAGGPQMYQLSLDGRRLYVTTSLFSTWDNQFYPEIRTQGGVMVMIDCDVENGGMKINEDFIVNFGKEPNGPSRCHETRYPGGDCTSDIWL, encoded by the coding sequence ATGGACGGTGCATGCTGCGGCCCGGGCTATGCCAGCCCTGCAGAGGCCATCAAAGCCCCACGCGAAAAACTGCTCTACACAATCGCCATTTACACAGGCACGGGGATTCAGAAACCGGACTATCTCGCAACAGTGGATGCGGATCCGGACAGCCCCACCTACAGCCAGGTGATCCATCGCCTTGAGATGCCCGGGATCGGAGACGAGCTGCACCACATGGGCTGGAATGCCTGTTCGTCCTGTCATGACGACGCCGGCATGAGCCGCAAATATCTGCTGGTGCCCGGTGTGCGGTCCAACAACATTCATGTGATCGACACGGCGACCGATCCGCGCGCGCCGCGCCTGCACAAAGTGATCGACGGCGCGGAGATCAGATCAAAGACGAACCTCAGCGGCCCGCACACCGTGCATTGCCTCGGATCCGAGATCATCATCTCTTTCCTCGGTGACGCAAAGGGTGAGGCACCCGGCGGCTACCTGCATCTCAATAAGGATTTCGAGATTGTCGGTCGCTGGGAAAAGACCATGGGCGACATCCCCTTCAGCTATGATTTCTGGTATCAGCCGCGGCACAACGTCATGGTGTCCTCGGAATGGGCCGCACCCAATACCTTCATGCCCGGTTTTGACCTCGAAGAAGTCGGTCACCTGAAATATGGCCGCCGCCTGCACATCTGGGATTTCGAGGCGCGCAGGCCGGTCGAGACCCTTTATCTGGGCGAGGACGGGCTGATCCCGCTGGAGGTCAAGTTCCACCATAATCCCGACAGCAGTCACGGCTTTTGCGGTGCCGCCCTGTCGGCCAACGTGATCCATTTCTGGAAGTCTGATGCGGGCAGGTGGGAGTGGGAAAAGATCATCGACATCGAAAATGAGCCCCACCCCGAATGGCCGATCCCTGTGCCGGGCGTGATGAGCGCCATTCTTGTGTCGATGGACGACAGATATCTCTATCTCAACAACTGGCTGCATGGCGACATGCGCCAGTATGACATCACCGACCCGCACAATCCGGTTCTGACCGGACAGGTGTGGATGGGCGGGCTGCTGGGCCGCGCGCCCGAGGTCAACGGCGTAAAGGTCGCGGGCGGGCCCCAGATGTATCAGCTGTCGCTCGATGGCAGGCGGCTCTATGTCACCACGTCCCTGTTCAGTACGTGGGACAACCAGTTCTATCCCGAGATCCGCACACAGGGCGGTGTCATGGTGATGATCGACTGCGATGTCGAAAACGGCGGGATGAAGATCAATGAGGATTTCATCGTCAATTTCGGCAAGGAGCCGAACGGGCCCAGCCGCTGCCACGAAACCCGCTATCCCGGTGGCGATTGTACGAGCGATATATGGTTGTGA
- a CDS encoding IclR family transcriptional regulator — translation MHLERLTCILEIVGQKGEATVAEICTHSDLPKPSAYRLVQDLVSAGLVEPVGRGRFTIGTRLKAITNSDHSDRALLELIRPTLKQAATGVGAAFFLSRLRGKSVEIVHVETPDTGVSYLHPGLGRRPLHACSCSKAVAAFSPDLFVTGEMEGHLRAYTEFTLTDVQDLEAEFKVIRQRGFAECVEEIERGMCSVAAPLAPDGPGAMMSIGATGSVRVFTPAFRADLGSRIVQIAREISVSLGWETVQDARVNDAS, via the coding sequence ATGCACCTCGAACGGCTCACCTGCATTCTTGAAATTGTAGGACAGAAGGGAGAGGCGACGGTGGCCGAGATCTGTACCCATTCTGACCTGCCAAAGCCTTCGGCCTACAGGCTTGTGCAGGACCTGGTGAGCGCTGGCCTTGTGGAACCCGTCGGGCGCGGCCGGTTTACGATCGGCACGCGGCTGAAGGCGATCACGAACAGCGATCATTCTGACCGCGCGCTGCTGGAGCTGATCAGACCAACTCTGAAGCAGGCCGCGACCGGTGTGGGTGCAGCATTCTTTTTGTCGCGGCTGCGTGGAAAATCCGTCGAAATCGTTCATGTGGAGACGCCGGACACGGGTGTGTCCTATCTCCATCCCGGTCTCGGCCGGCGCCCGCTGCACGCCTGCTCCTGTTCGAAGGCCGTTGCCGCCTTTTCGCCGGACCTGTTCGTGACCGGCGAAATGGAAGGTCATTTGCGCGCCTATACGGAATTTACGCTGACAGATGTGCAGGACCTCGAAGCCGAGTTCAAAGTGATCCGCCAGCGCGGTTTTGCAGAATGCGTGGAAGAGATCGAGCGCGGCATGTGTTCGGTCGCGGCCCCGCTTGCGCCGGACGGGCCGGGGGCCATGATGTCCATCGGGGCGACAGGCTCCGTGCGGGTCTTCACGCCTGCGTTCCGCGCGGATCTCGGATCCCGGATTGTACAGATCGCCCGGGAGATTTCCGTAAGCCTGGGCTGGGAAACCGTTCAGGATGCCAGAGTTAATGACGCGTCCTGA
- a CDS encoding 2Fe-2S iron-sulfur cluster-binding protein gives MVVSGTRTITIANRAGATYKVEARRPLLETLREQGVDLPYGCKYGGCITCAALLTAGEVDQRRQVALNNRQINNGYVLLCVARAVTDCTLEIGVESHDKLYRNPFLDPLEPHELKAGIAAPAPSGREAVGQRQNKET, from the coding sequence ATGGTTGTGAGCGGGACGCGCACCATCACAATCGCCAATCGCGCAGGAGCGACTTACAAGGTCGAGGCCCGCCGCCCGCTGCTTGAGACGCTGCGTGAACAGGGCGTCGATCTGCCCTATGGCTGCAAATACGGCGGCTGCATCACCTGTGCCGCGCTGCTGACGGCAGGTGAGGTGGATCAGCGCCGCCAGGTGGCGCTGAACAACCGCCAGATCAACAACGGTTACGTCCTGCTCTGCGTTGCGCGTGCCGTTACCGACTGCACCCTGGAGATCGGCGTCGAAAGCCACGACAAGCTCTACCGCAACCCCTTCCTCGACCCGCTTGAGCCGCATGAGCTCAAGGCCGGGATCGCCGCGCCCGCGCCCTCAGGCCGCGAAGCGGTGGGCCAGAGGCAGAATAAGGAGACCTGA
- a CDS encoding serine hydrolase domain-containing protein: protein MRQISRRSVIAGAAALIPAPLRAQASGWDTVAGKAGALEQCHAVLVHQHGAPVVSEVFRGPPMGRSVPVKSVSKTIVAALTGAAVDRGEIPSPQATLAELALGLIPGGADPRVAELTVEDLVTMQAGLERTSGANYGGWVSSANWVSNALSRPFVAQPGSRMLYSTGSFHVLGAVLSEVSDKSLLTLARQRIAEPLGIDIPAWTRDPQGRYLGGNEMSMSLPAMVRFGEMYRRNGLWEGTQVLSPGWVDASFQPVTRSPWSGLRYGYGWFLGASGGNDYALARGYGGQIICVVPQLALTIAITSDPTRPARSGGYFGDLMELIEGTILPVARAEL, encoded by the coding sequence GTGCGCCAGATCAGCCGTCGTTCCGTCATCGCGGGCGCAGCCGCGCTCATACCCGCCCCGCTGCGTGCGCAGGCGTCAGGCTGGGATACGGTCGCCGGCAAAGCGGGTGCGCTTGAGCAATGCCACGCAGTGCTCGTTCATCAGCATGGCGCGCCGGTTGTGTCAGAGGTCTTCCGGGGTCCGCCGATGGGGCGCTCTGTCCCCGTCAAATCAGTCTCGAAAACGATCGTGGCGGCGCTGACCGGAGCCGCAGTTGATCGTGGAGAAATCCCGTCACCTCAGGCCACGCTGGCTGAACTTGCGCTGGGGCTGATCCCAGGCGGCGCCGACCCGCGCGTTGCGGAGCTTACTGTTGAAGACCTTGTAACGATGCAGGCCGGTCTCGAACGGACATCGGGTGCAAATTACGGCGGCTGGGTCAGCAGCGCCAACTGGGTCAGCAATGCGCTGTCACGCCCCTTTGTCGCGCAGCCGGGCAGTCGCATGCTTTATTCGACAGGGTCTTTTCATGTGCTTGGTGCCGTATTGTCGGAAGTATCAGACAAGAGCCTGCTGACCCTTGCCCGCCAGCGGATCGCCGAACCGCTGGGCATTGATATCCCCGCATGGACCCGCGATCCTCAGGGCCGCTATCTCGGTGGCAACGAGATGTCGATGAGCCTGCCAGCCATGGTGCGGTTTGGCGAGATGTACCGCCGCAACGGATTATGGGAGGGCACACAGGTGCTGAGCCCCGGTTGGGTTGATGCTTCCTTTCAACCCGTCACGCGTTCGCCATGGTCCGGCCTGCGTTACGGATACGGCTGGTTTCTGGGGGCCTCAGGCGGGAACGACTACGCGCTGGCACGCGGGTATGGCGGACAGATCATCTGTGTGGTTCCGCAGCTAGCGCTGACGATTGCCATCACCTCAGATCCGACGCGCCCGGCGCGGAGCGGCGGGTATTTCGGTGACCTGATGGAGCTGATCGAGGGAACAATACTGCCGGTCGCGAGAGCCGAACTCTGA